The following nucleotide sequence is from Nitrososphaerota archaeon.
AAGAGATGTTGAGAAACGATATTCCACGCTACCTAAGTGAAGAGAAGCAGATCAACGTCTCCTTGGATTGGGTGACGGAAAATCTGTCCTTCAACAAGGAGGGTGACGATCGAACAATCACAATGACGGACGGTACTCACTCGCTCTCCATCGCATTGGGCACCGGCGATGAAAGTGCTACTTTCAGGGTAAACGGTGTCGCTGTCTACGAGTTTCCTGCGAGAAAGACCGAGGAGGGGGACATTTACGTTTCAATAAATATTGATGTGTACGGAAGCGTTAATGAAGCAATTGTATGGTGGAAAAAGAACAGAAGCCAGAACGCCGTGTTCGAAATTATCGACAGCGAGGTCTACACCAAGAATATTGAGGTAAACCTACCTGCCAACTTCACCTTGGCGATTAAAGCCGATCAGGGAAAAAGACCATTACTGCGAGCATTAAGGATCCAAGGTGAAAAGGGCAGCCGCCTCATCCTCGACGGGCTTTGGTTCAACAACCCGACAAGCACCCCGGCCATCAAGATCCAGCCGGGAGACCTTGAGTCACTCACTATCCGGCACTGCACTCTAGTACCTGGACGAAACACCCTTAACAATAAGGTATCTCTAGGCAACAAGAGTTACATCCGTAGACAACTGTGCGTGTGGAGCGACATCAAAACAGACACCAGCAACAAGCACAGCAGAAGCCTCGCAGACTTCCTTAACCGAGAGCTCAATCTAGGCTGGGTTAATGAAGACGCGGTGTTCCAAAAAGTGACAGATCCCAACGGAGAGTGCATCACGTTGACAGCGGGTAGCGACTCACTTCGGATCGATCTTGAGGACGCGGAGGCCGCGGAGACAAGCGCCTTTCTGAGTGTAAAAGATGAGCAGGAAGTATGGAAGAAGGTTTATGAGTTTACCGTCCTGACAGAGAACGGTAAGAAAGTAATGTACTTGGCTGGCGGTAACGATGATCTTGAAGTTACTTTGAACCGCACAATAAGCGGCAGGATCAACATTTTGGATTCGCTTCTATTTACATGGGAAAGAATTCTGTCGAAAACGCAGAAGGACGACAAGCGTTTCCTCAGAAACTTCCTGAAGGACAACTTCTATCTGCCTTGGCTCAGTGAGAAAACACAGTTCACCGGTGACGAGAACCAAATCACCGCTGAGTACAAATCCAGCACCGAAAGCCACAGCTTAACCTTTACTCGTGAAAACAATAAGGTGGTATTGAGTATAGATGGCAATGAAGTCTATGAGTTCATCTCTAGGGCGAACCGAGTCTACATGCAGTCAGACGCTAAGTTGAGCGTAACTGACAGCATAATAGACGGCAAAGGCGTCAATGAAGCAATATCTTGTCGATCAGTCACGTCACAAAACACAACTGTATTCGGAAAAACAACAGTTGACGAGCTAAATCTTGCCAGCAACACCATCTTTACTGATCAGGTTGAGTCGAAGATAACGCAGCAGGGCTGCGTACGGTTCAGCTATGTGCCTCTAAACTCAAAGACACCGCGACGCTACATGTGTCAGCCAACAGAGGATCCTGAAGATCCGGAGTCCACAAAGATACGTCCATACTTTACTTCAGTGCGATACGGGGATCCGGGTTATGCGCAGCTGCGAACAGGCGTTGACGTTAAGATCTTTGAAGGCGCAGATAACAGCGCCGAGATGGGCGTATTCAACCATCTGTACCAGCCGCAGCGTATCGCAGATTTGAAGTCGACTCTTGACGAGTATCTGCGCTTCGGGCTAGAGGCTGGAGTATTTCTGGTGACTTAAGATGAAAGGAGATTTCAGCAGATCCACCTTCAGAAAAGAGAAACACTACCGTAAAGTCAACCAGCAGCAGGGCCGGGTGAATGTAGATGCTGACTGGAATGAGCAGAACGACATTCAGTTCCATTACGAGCAAACCTTCCTTCAGGATATAATTGGGAAGAACGGGACACTCGCCGTTGATGGAAGAGATGGATTCCGAGTACTGGAAAACCTCTCATTCGCATTAGAAAACATTGGGCAAAACAAGGAGTTCAAGACATTCCTCAGAACCAACCTTGGACTCTCATGGCTAACTGATGAATTAAATCTTGATCTTGAACCCGCTACGAATGAATCTGGCGAAGCAATCATTGAAGACAAAACTCACTCTGTAGCGATCATAACTGATCCTGGAAGCGCGGCCTGCGGGACTTTAACGGTCTGCAACGATGTTGTATACAAATTTACCGCGACGCCGGAAGGTGAACCAACCTATCTAGAAACGAGCTGGTACGTCGTTGGTAAAGGAAACTACTACGTCGACGGCATCCTTTGCGAAAATGATTACGACGTAGCTGCTTCGCGTCAGCCTGATCTCCAGATGTCTGAGCACTGGGATTTCTTCCTTTTTGAATGGGGTGCGGTTCCGGGTAAATACGAGGACAGCATAAAGAACTTTCTGAAAGGACGGTTTACAAACCTTGACTGGCTGGATGAAAATGCGACTTTTACTAAGAGCACCGTCAGCGGCACAGATACGATTGAAATCAAATCCGGGGATGAGCTCCACAGCGCCACAATCACGCTTGGAACAGGGGTTGCAACATACAGAAACGGAGCGGACTTCTATAGTTTCACTGTCAAGGAGGAGGTCAGCGGCGAAGAAACAGAGAGAAATGTCTACTACACGGTCAACAATCCTGCGCTTCCTAGTAACCCGGAGAACAACCACTATTATCTTGCGTACCTTGACGTATTCGAAAAACACGTTACTCACCTAGAGGACGACTACATACAGGAGAAGGCCTTAGGTGATGTAGATACCGCAACGCGCACAAAGATAGCTTGGCAGGTGAAGCTGGTGGATGTCACCGACAGGGTGACTGATAATGAGGATGATGAGTACAAGTGTATCCACGTAGATAATTGGGACGATTTCATTCCGTCCTCCGCAACAGGCCGGTTGGAGGCTCGCGCGAAGCCCTCTTCAGGAAGCGACGACAAGTGCAGCTTGTACGAGTCTGCCGGCTATACTAGCTTAGAGAACCAGCTCTACAGGGTAGAGGTTCACAACCCCGGCGATCTCGATCACGCCACCTTCAAGTGGTCAAGGGACAACGGTACCATAGTCGCAAAAGTTGACGCATTCAAAATCTCTGAAAATAAGATAAAGATAAGGAAGAGAGGGAAAGACACCCGTCACGACTTTCTAGGAAACCAGTGGATCGAGGTAACAGACGAACTACACGAATCATTGGGCAAACCCGGCACACTTGTCAAGATAAGCGATGTCAATGGAGAAACGTTGGAGTATGACCCAGACACAACTATAGGTGACCCAATAACCGAAGAGAACTATCCGTTAATCTACAAACCAAAGGTGCGCAGATGGGAGTCAAGAGATGGATCCGCACTTATCAGTGCAAGCGAAGACCTATACATTGAACTGGAACAGGGCGTTGAAATCCAGTTAACCGCAGGAAGTTACCGAACCGGCGACTACTGGCTGATACCTGCGCGCACGAGAACCGGCAATGTTGAATGGCCACCTTTCGGGCGCAAAGAAACCGACGAGCCGTATGCGATACCACCAATGGGAATACAGCACCATTACGCCCCATTAGCGCTCTTACAGTACAAAGACGAAGACAGCTCCCTGAATTTCGTCACCGATTGCCGGAGCTTCTTCTCCTCATTGACCGAACTCATGGCCATACATTACGTCGGAGGTGACGGACAGGAGGCGCTACCCAAGGATACACTACCCGCACCGCTAAGAGTCGGTGTGACAATAGGTCAAACACCGATAAACAATACTGCCTTGAAGAATGCGAAGGTACGGTTTACAATAACGGGCTCCGAATGGTCCGGGCTGCAACAGTCCATCGAAGGAAGTCCGTCAGGCCCGCTTGAAAACATGCTGGACGTAACCACAAATGATGAGAGTGTCGCGGAGTGCTGGTGGACGCTTTTCGACCCTCAAACAGAGGAAGAGGCGCAACTAGATCAACAGGTCAAAGCTGAGCTCCTAGATGATTGCGGTAACCCGATTGACCTAGTTCCGATATACTTCAACGCTACTCTTCCGATTTCATTCTACTACATTAGTGGAGACGGTGAAGAAGCTGTTCCGAACAGCGAAATAGATTTGACAGTAGGGTTAACCATAGGTAACACACCGGTAACCTCTGGAACAACCTATCAAGTCAAGTTCCACGTCGAGTCAGGGGACGGGTCGCTGTCAGATGGCGAAAACTCTGAGAATGAAGTAACTGTGTCCCCAGGTGCCGGCGGAATAGCCTCATGCAAATGGACTCTTGACGGGACAACCTTAAGGCAACAGGCCTACGCTGAGCTAATACTTGAGGACGGAACCCCGACCAATCTGCCGCGAATCTACTTCAACTCAATGCTACCAGTATGCTTCTACTACATCAAGGGAGACGGTCAAACCGCGATACCAGGTAATGATATTGAGCTAGCGGTAGGTCTCAAGATAGGTGACGGTACTGAGTTCTCAGACTACAAGGTCAATTTTGAAGTGCGAGGCGAAGGTTCAGGGATCTTGTACCCTGAAGGTCTTGTACCGTTCACAAACGGTGTCGCAGGAACAATTTGGACAGTCGGTGACGACTTTTTCAACCAGCAAGTCGTAGCAACCCTGTATTTCAAGGACCAACCAACAAATCTGCAGCCAATCTACTTTAACACTGCCCTACCAATCTCGTTCTACTACATAAAGGGAGACGGTGAGGAAGCGCTTCCCGGAAGCGACATCGACCTCGAAGTCGATGTTAGAGTAAAGGCCGACGTTATGCTGCCCGACGATATACAGTTCGAGGTTAAGTTTGTAACGGTACAAAACAGCGGATCAATATCTCCCTCAGAGGTGCGCCTTATCGATGTACCTGCTAAAGCAACTTGGAGTCTCAGCGGGACAGCGTTAAGACAACAGGCCTACGCCGAGCTTTACTACAGAAAGTACATGGGTCCAGAGGACGCAGAAACTCCATGGACTAAAACAAACCTTCCACCGATATACTTCAACGCTACTCTTCCGATTTCATTCTACTACATTAGTGGAGACGGTGAAGAGGGTTTTCCCGGCAGCGAAATAGACCTGAAAGTCGGTCTCACAATGGGTAAAGACTCTCTGCCAGATGATGCTAATTTATGGTATACAAACTACGCTGTAAAATTCACAGTTCAATCAGAAGATTCCGGCTCAGTTAACACTGACGATTGGGTACTGTTTAACCTCAACGGCACCGCGGAGGTAACATGGAGGCTTGGGAACTCGCCGAAGCAACAAGTTTACGCGGAGCTTTACTACAAAACGGAAACAGAAACTCCATGGACTAAAACAAACCTTCCCCCTATCTACTTCAACGCCACCTTACGCTGTATCACAGCGGCTAACACCGGAATTGTAACACTCTTAGTACCAATTGGCGCCGAGTTTCCACTCGTATTCGGTCCATTCAAACACTTTCTAGATGTAGATGTACCGCCTGCCATACTGCTAGGCTTCTTAACACTGGAAGATCCAAAGAAAGGCGAGTTCAACCCAAATCAAGTCTGGTTCATGGACAACTGGCTCCTTGGCAACATCCAAATCTGGTTCAAGGCCGTCAGGATAAACACTGATACTTTCAAGATATGGCTATGGGCGCAATTACCAACAACCGTTCCACCTATAGACCACAAGCCAGCTGTTGCAAGCAGTAGCAGTAGAAGCGATAGTGGATTAAGAGAAGCTATCAGTCCGTCTACTACAACCACTGACACATCAGCAGCGTCAAGACCCACATACATTGCACATGAATCTGTTTTAACCAGTACCAGAGTCACTGCAGTAAAATTTGATACCACAAGATTCGAGGCCATTAAAGATCTCGCTGGCAGGCTAGATACTGGAGCAGAGACTTTTCCGCTGAAGCTGCGATGGTGGGCGGTTCCAGCTGAAGATCGTGAAGAGCAGAGCAGCGGCCCTATTGAAGACCAGCCACATGAAGAACAGGCCCCCACCATAGCCTTCGACAGACCGCTCTATAGCGAAGACAATCAGAATGACAAGGCCATCGTAACCGTGGTTGATCCGAATCTGCCTGAAGACAATAAAATCGGTGTTGTGCATACGTATCTAACCACCACCGACGTATCGCATACGAAGCTTACCAAGAACTTTTTCAACAAATCTACTTCAACCGGTGCGTCAGTCTTGCTCTCCTTAACTGAAACCGGTGAAAGCAGCAATACGTACATAGGCGAGATGGGAATTAATGTTAAACAAGGATTAGTAATCGTGGACAACACGCCGTTTAAGCTCGCTGGTCTCACACCTAACTGCACTATCTACGTAATCTACTGGTACGGTCCTACTGCAAATAGAAAGTATATCTGGGCTGAAGCGAAAGTCGGGCAGCAGTGAAAATAGATAAGCAAGTAGAGCCGGACGCAGTTTGAGTAATGCCTGTTATGTAGAGATCTGAATGCTGCTTCTTGCGCGTCAGGTAACTTATTCTACCCGGATTTGTTTACTGTTAAGGTACAAATAGATTTAAATAAATTCAGTCGAGTTATTGAGTGATCAATTTGGCTAAGAGTGTACGGTGGAGTTTTAATTTAAGTGTCGATGGTGGGCCGACAAAAACCCTCGCTGGCAGCTTCGATGCTGACGGAGTGGATATGCTCAGTGTAACAATAGCTAAGAACACCGTGTCCGATGAATCAGTTGAGGTTCAACCCGGTGATCTCTCCGATGTCAAACTACTTTACATCAAGTCGAGTCTGCACGATGACGTGTCGTACAAGCTCAGCGATGGCACAACTGACAGCGACTCAATAGTTCTCGACACTGATCATGTTTTGAACAGCAGTGAGATTGTAAAAGTTATTGGGACTGCGCCTAAAATAATCAAGTTCCAAAACTCCAACACCACCACCGACGCCAACATCGAGATACTGGTTGCAAGAAGCGCTTAATGAGGTGAAATTAGGTGCCAATAAACCCCACTTATCCCGGCGTCTATATTGAAGAGCTTGAAAACCCGGTTAAATCAATTGTAGGAGTAAGCACATCCGTCACAGCATTCGTCGGTCGTGCATTGAAAGGTCCGGTTAACGAGCCTACCTTGATCCATAATTTCGGCGAATTTGGAAGCACCTTCGGCGGATTGTGGAAGGAAAGTGTGATGAGCTACTCTGTCTACCAGTACTTCCTTAACGGCGGCGTAGACGCGGTGATTGTACGGGTTGTCCACAGCGATGCTCAGAAAGCAAAGTTCGAAAACACCGCTGAAACAGGGATAACGTTTGAAGCGGCCAATGAAGGCAGCTGGGCTGACAATTTCAGGGTGACCACCGACAACGAAGTCAACAATGATGCAGAAGATCACGATAATCTCTTCAACGTAAGGGTAAAGGAGAACGTCGGGGGTAACTACATCGAACGAGAGTCATTCCTTAACGTCTCATTCGAGGAAGGCCATAAGAGATACGTTGTTACGGTGCTGAGGGAAGAATCCAAACTTGTACGTGTCAGCACCATTTCACTTACAGCGAGGCCGTCCGGTGAAGTCAATTTCGATGTGGCTGCCACCACAGGGCAGGATGGAAGCGACCTAGAGGACAGTGATATAGAGGGTGATGAAGATGATAAGGAAGGCATATACGCGCTTGCTAATACAGACATCTTTAACCTCCTCTGCATCCCGCCGCCAGACCCTGATGGTACAACCACTTCAGGGCACTACAGCAGCGTTTACACAAACGCTGCAGATTACTGTGAAAGGCGGAGAGCAATGCTCATTGTTGATCCACCAAGCAATTGGACTGATAAAGACGATCCTGTAGATACAACCAAAGGCATCGACGGAGCCAGCTTCGGGTTAACAAGAACAGCTAACGCAGCAATATACTTCCCGCACATCAAAGCTCCAGACCCTCTCTCAGAAAACAGGCTAAAGGCGTTTCCACCATCCGGCGCAGTTGCAGGTGTAATCGCGAAAACCGATGCTCAACGAGGTGTTTGGAAAGCGCCTGCTGGAATCGACGCCACCTTGGCCGGCGTACCGGATCTTGACATAAGGCTAACTGACGAGGAAAACGGCACATTGAACCCGCAGGGAATCAACTGCCTACGTATATTGCCGCCCGCGGGGCGAGTCATCTGGGGTGCTCGCACCATGAAAGGTGCGGATAGGCTGGCAAACCAGTGGAAGTATCTGCCTGTGAGAAGGATGGCTCTTTACATCGAGGAAAGCCTCTACCGAGGAACCCAGTGGGTGGTCTTCGAGCCTAATGATGAACCACTGTGGTCACAGATAAGGCTGAACGTTGGCGCATTCATGCATGATCTCTTCCGCAAAGGTGCGTTTCAGGGAAGTACGCCCAAAGAAGCGTATCTGGTCAAGTGCGACAAAGAGACCACCACACAAACCGACATCGACAAGGGTATCGTTAACATTGTAGTTGGATTTGCGCCGCTAAAGCCAGCCGAGTTCGTAATGATAAAAATCCAGCAGCTAGCTGGACAGACGGAGGGACAGTAAGATGGGGCAGTTTAACGTAAACTCGACGCGCTTCGACCCGTACAAGAACTTCAAGTTCAAGATCAAGTGGGATGGCAAGTACGTTGCAGGTCTCAGCAAGATGACTGCGCTCAAACGCACAACCAAGCTGATAGAACATCGTGAGGGGGGTGACCCAAGCACCAACCGCAAGTCACCTGGCAGAACATCGTACGACGCCATAACGCTGAGCCGCGGAGTTACGCATGACCTAGAGTTCGAGAATTGGGCCAATAAAGTCTGGCACTACGGCGCAGGACTGGGCTCTGAGATGTCGTTGAAGAGCTTCCGGAAAGACATCATAATTGAGGTGTGCAACGAAGCTGGACAAGTAGTTATTGCGTACAAAGTGTACCG
It contains:
- a CDS encoding DUF6519 domain-containing protein, with the protein product MKGDFSRSTFRKEKHYRKVNQQQGRVNVDADWNEQNDIQFHYEQTFLQDIIGKNGTLAVDGRDGFRVLENLSFALENIGQNKEFKTFLRTNLGLSWLTDELNLDLEPATNESGEAIIEDKTHSVAIITDPGSAACGTLTVCNDVVYKFTATPEGEPTYLETSWYVVGKGNYYVDGILCENDYDVAASRQPDLQMSEHWDFFLFEWGAVPGKYEDSIKNFLKGRFTNLDWLDENATFTKSTVSGTDTIEIKSGDELHSATITLGTGVATYRNGADFYSFTVKEEVSGEETERNVYYTVNNPALPSNPENNHYYLAYLDVFEKHVTHLEDDYIQEKALGDVDTATRTKIAWQVKLVDVTDRVTDNEDDEYKCIHVDNWDDFIPSSATGRLEARAKPSSGSDDKCSLYESAGYTSLENQLYRVEVHNPGDLDHATFKWSRDNGTIVAKVDAFKISENKIKIRKRGKDTRHDFLGNQWIEVTDELHESLGKPGTLVKISDVNGETLEYDPDTTIGDPITEENYPLIYKPKVRRWESRDGSALISASEDLYIELEQGVEIQLTAGSYRTGDYWLIPARTRTGNVEWPPFGRKETDEPYAIPPMGIQHHYAPLALLQYKDEDSSLNFVTDCRSFFSSLTELMAIHYVGGDGQEALPKDTLPAPLRVGVTIGQTPINNTALKNAKVRFTITGSEWSGLQQSIEGSPSGPLENMLDVTTNDESVAECWWTLFDPQTEEEAQLDQQVKAELLDDCGNPIDLVPIYFNATLPISFYYISGDGEEAVPNSEIDLTVGLTIGNTPVTSGTTYQVKFHVESGDGSLSDGENSENEVTVSPGAGGIASCKWTLDGTTLRQQAYAELILEDGTPTNLPRIYFNSMLPVCFYYIKGDGQTAIPGNDIELAVGLKIGDGTEFSDYKVNFEVRGEGSGILYPEGLVPFTNGVAGTIWTVGDDFFNQQVVATLYFKDQPTNLQPIYFNTALPISFYYIKGDGEEALPGSDIDLEVDVRVKADVMLPDDIQFEVKFVTVQNSGSISPSEVRLIDVPAKATWSLSGTALRQQAYAELYYRKYMGPEDAETPWTKTNLPPIYFNATLPISFYYISGDGEEGFPGSEIDLKVGLTMGKDSLPDDANLWYTNYAVKFTVQSEDSGSVNTDDWVLFNLNGTAEVTWRLGNSPKQQVYAELYYKTETETPWTKTNLPPIYFNATLRCITAANTGIVTLLVPIGAEFPLVFGPFKHFLDVDVPPAILLGFLTLEDPKKGEFNPNQVWFMDNWLLGNIQIWFKAVRINTDTFKIWLWAQLPTTVPPIDHKPAVASSSSRSDSGLREAISPSTTTTDTSAASRPTYIAHESVLTSTRVTAVKFDTTRFEAIKDLAGRLDTGAETFPLKLRWWAVPAEDREEQSSGPIEDQPHEEQAPTIAFDRPLYSEDNQNDKAIVTVVDPNLPEDNKIGVVHTYLTTTDVSHTKLTKNFFNKSTSTGASVLLSLTETGESSNTYIGEMGINVKQGLVIVDNTPFKLAGLTPNCTIYVIYWYGPTANRKYIWAEAKVGQQ
- a CDS encoding phage tail protein, yielding MGQFNVNSTRFDPYKNFKFKIKWDGKYVAGLSKMTALKRTTKLIEHREGGDPSTNRKSPGRTSYDAITLSRGVTHDLEFENWANKVWHYGAGLGSEMSLKSFRKDIIIEVCNEAGQVVIAYKVYRCWVSEYQALPELDSNADAIAIQTIKLENEGWERDESVAEPTEQ
- a CDS encoding phage tail sheath subtilisin-like domain-containing protein; translation: MPINPTYPGVYIEELENPVKSIVGVSTSVTAFVGRALKGPVNEPTLIHNFGEFGSTFGGLWKESVMSYSVYQYFLNGGVDAVIVRVVHSDAQKAKFENTAETGITFEAANEGSWADNFRVTTDNEVNNDAEDHDNLFNVRVKENVGGNYIERESFLNVSFEEGHKRYVVTVLREESKLVRVSTISLTARPSGEVNFDVAATTGQDGSDLEDSDIEGDEDDKEGIYALANTDIFNLLCIPPPDPDGTTTSGHYSSVYTNAADYCERRRAMLIVDPPSNWTDKDDPVDTTKGIDGASFGLTRTANAAIYFPHIKAPDPLSENRLKAFPPSGAVAGVIAKTDAQRGVWKAPAGIDATLAGVPDLDIRLTDEENGTLNPQGINCLRILPPAGRVIWGARTMKGADRLANQWKYLPVRRMALYIEESLYRGTQWVVFEPNDEPLWSQIRLNVGAFMHDLFRKGAFQGSTPKEAYLVKCDKETTTQTDIDKGIVNIVVGFAPLKPAEFVMIKIQQLAGQTEGQ